Part of the Halomarina litorea genome is shown below.
CGGTGGCGGTGGTACGGGTCTAGAACTGCGCCTGCCGGTAGATGAGGTTGCGCTGGATCTCGTTTGCCCCCTCGTACACCACCGGGATGCGCACGTCACGGTAGACCCGCGAGATGCGCCGGTCCTGCAGGATGGACCGGCCGCCGTGCAGTTGCATGGCGCGTTCGGCACAGAAGTTCGCCACCTCGGTGGACTTCGTCTTGGCCATCGCGGCCCAGAACCCGCCGTTCTCGTTCTCGACGACCTTCTCGGCGGCCCGCCAGTTGAGCGCGCGGGCGGCCTCGAACTCCATGCGCATGTCCGCGAGGATGTGCTGGACGGCCTGGAAGTCGCTCACGTCGCGGCCGAACGCCTGCCGCCCGTGGGTGAATTCCCACGCCTCCTCGATGGCCGCCGCGGCGAGGCCGAGGCCGTGGCCCCCGACGACGATGCGGCCGTGGTTGAAGAACTCCGCGAGGATGTAGAAGCCCGCGCCCTCGGTGCCCACGAGGTTCTCCTCGGGGATTCGACAGTCGTCGAAGACGATGTGGCCCTGCTTGGAGGCGCGCATCCCGATCTTCTCGGGGATGTGCTCGGCCTCGTAGCCGGGGGCGTCGGTCGGGACGATGAACATCGAGTAGTTCGAGTAGCGGTCCTCGCCGTCGCCGGTCTTGGCGTAGAGGGTGACCCAGTCGGCCTCGACGGCGTTGCCGATCCAGTACTTCTCGCCGTTGATGACCCACTCGCCGGCCTCCTCGTCGAGGTCGGCGCTCGTCGTCATCCCCGCGAGGTCGCTGCCGGTGTCGGGTTCCGAGACCGCGAGGCCGGTGATCTGCTCGTTCTCCGCGACGGGTCGGAGGAACTCCTCTTTCTGCTCCTCGCTCCCGTACTCCTCGACGATTTCGGCACCGAAGGAGGCGAGCATCATCGTCAGGCCGATGCCCGCGTCCGCGCGGTAGAACTCCTCGGCGATGGCGAATATCTCGTAGAGGTCGAGGCCGCGACCGCCCCACTCCTCGCCGATGTCCTGTGCGACGAGGCCGGCGTCCATCCCCGCCTCGAGGATGTCCCACGGGTACTCCCCGGAGTTGTGGTACTCCTGTGCCGCGGGCGCGATGTGCTCCTGTGCGAACTCGCGGGCCTCCTGCTTGACCGCCCGCGCGTGCTCGGGGACGACCGAATCGTCGAGTAACTCCATGGCTATCGCCCCCTTGGGACGGAACGCCAAAGAAACTCGTGGAACCGGTGGCCCCGGAAGAGCAGTTGTCCGTCACTCCCCGTCGGGGCACCGACCGCGGTCGTACTGTACCGACTCAGTCGTCGTCGGGGGCCGCTTCCTCGGGTGCCTGTCCCTCGAACATGTCGCCGTCCGCGTACTCGTCGCGCAGGTCCTTCTTCGAGAACTTGCCCGTGGCGGTCTTCGGCACCTCGGCGATGAAGACGAGGTCGTCGGGGAGCCACCACTTGGGGTACTCCTCGCTCAGCATCTCCATGACCTCCTCCTCGACCGTGGCCTCGTCGATGCCCTCGACGGGCACGACGAACGCGACGGGCCGCTCTTGCCACTTCTCGTGGGGGACGCCGATGACGGTGGCCTCCGCGACGCCGTCGTGGGCCATGATGGAATTCTCCAGTTCGACGCTCGAAATCCACTCGCCGCCGGACTTGATGACGTCCTTCGCGCGGTCGACGATCTTCAGGTAGCCGTCCGCGTCGACGGTCACGACGTCGCCGGTCTTCAGCCACCCGTCCTCGAAGTCTTCCTCGTTGGCCTCGGGGCGGGCGAAGTACTCCGTCGTGACGGAGGGACCGCGGACCCACAGTTCGCCGAAGTCCTCACCGTTCCAGTCGATCTCCTCGCCGTCGTCGTCGATGACGCGGAACTCCAGTCCGGGGACCATCAGGCCCTGCTTGGACCGTTTGTCGACTTTCACCGAGTCGTCGGCGTCCTCCAGGTCGCTCTTGAGGTGGGCGACGGAACCGATCGGCGACATCTCCGTCATGCCCCACGCGTGGAGCACCTCGACGCCCTGGTCGTTGAACCAGCGGATCATCGACTTGGGGGCGGCCGACCCGCCGACGATGACCCGTTCGAGCGCCGAGAGGTCGACGTCGTTCTCCTTGCAGTAGTCCATCAGGCCGAG
Proteins encoded:
- a CDS encoding acyl-CoA dehydrogenase family protein; its protein translation is MELLDDSVVPEHARAVKQEAREFAQEHIAPAAQEYHNSGEYPWDILEAGMDAGLVAQDIGEEWGGRGLDLYEIFAIAEEFYRADAGIGLTMMLASFGAEIVEEYGSEEQKEEFLRPVAENEQITGLAVSEPDTGSDLAGMTTSADLDEEAGEWVINGEKYWIGNAVEADWVTLYAKTGDGEDRYSNYSMFIVPTDAPGYEAEHIPEKIGMRASKQGHIVFDDCRIPEENLVGTEGAGFYILAEFFNHGRIVVGGHGLGLAAAAIEEAWEFTHGRQAFGRDVSDFQAVQHILADMRMEFEAARALNWRAAEKVVENENGGFWAAMAKTKSTEVANFCAERAMQLHGGRSILQDRRISRVYRDVRIPVVYEGANEIQRNLIYRQAQF
- a CDS encoding long-chain fatty acid--CoA ligase — translated: MPGGTDMTLRPFLWRAERLYPDTEIVSRTSEGIERYTYAEYGDRVCQLANALADLGIEEGDRVGTFCWNHHRHFESYFAAPSMGAQLHTINPLLPAEHIQYIVGNAEDKVLFVDPSLLEALEPAVQSPEFDQVKRYVVMASEVPETDLDAVSYEAFIEGHDTEFDWPDVSQDQPAGMCYTSGTTGKPKGVEYTQQMLWAHTMESLSPQGIPMADDDVVMPVVPMFHVNAWGMPFTATAGGSKQVYPGPSPTPEDLAKLIEEEGVTLTAGVPTVWLGLMDYCKENDVDLSALERVIVGGSAAPKSMIRWFNDQGVEVLHAWGMTEMSPIGSVAHLKSDLEDADDSVKVDKRSKQGLMVPGLEFRVIDDDGEEIDWNGEDFGELWVRGPSVTTEYFARPEANEEDFEDGWLKTGDVVTVDADGYLKIVDRAKDVIKSGGEWISSVELENSIMAHDGVAEATVIGVPHEKWQERPVAFVVPVEGIDEATVEEEVMEMLSEEYPKWWLPDDLVFIAEVPKTATGKFSKKDLRDEYADGDMFEGQAPEEAAPDDD